One Roseburia rectibacter DNA window includes the following coding sequences:
- a CDS encoding carbohydrate ABC transporter permease: MNSLKRKKDYYKKPSRWKIKHTKQLNRSMAGNTILFVIMGICGVFMALPLVMILNNALKPLDELFRYPPQIFVRNPSLDNFSDLYVLMSSSWVPFTRYVLNTLIITGLGTVGHVLFASLAAYPLAKHDFPGKKFLFSIVVLSLMFSYNVTAIPNYMIISWLGINNTYLAVILPAFAYGLGLYLMKQFMEQIPDSLIESARLDGAGEFRIFFSIIMPNVKPAWLTLAIFQFQTLWANTGSGFLRSEQLKPLQYALYQIVAGGPARQGAGAVVQLIIAAIPITFFIICQSNVIETMTTSGMKD; encoded by the coding sequence GTGAATAGTTTGAAGCGTAAAAAAGATTACTATAAAAAACCATCCCGGTGGAAAATAAAACACACGAAACAGTTAAACCGTTCCATGGCGGGAAACACGATATTGTTTGTGATCATGGGAATCTGTGGTGTGTTCATGGCACTGCCGTTAGTAATGATCTTAAACAATGCATTAAAACCGTTAGATGAATTATTCCGCTATCCGCCGCAGATCTTTGTGCGGAACCCGTCACTGGATAACTTCAGTGATCTGTATGTACTGATGTCAAGTTCCTGGGTGCCTTTTACCAGATACGTGTTAAATACCCTGATCATTACAGGACTTGGAACCGTAGGACATGTGCTGTTTGCATCTTTGGCAGCATATCCGCTTGCAAAACATGATTTTCCGGGAAAGAAATTTTTATTCTCGATAGTCGTATTATCATTGATGTTTTCGTACAATGTTACCGCCATCCCGAACTACATGATCATTTCCTGGCTGGGGATCAACAATACATATTTAGCGGTAATCTTACCGGCATTTGCATATGGACTCGGACTTTACCTGATGAAACAGTTCATGGAGCAGATCCCGGATTCACTGATCGAATCGGCAAGACTTGACGGAGCCGGAGAGTTCCGGATCTTCTTTTCCATTATCATGCCGAATGTAAAGCCTGCATGGCTGACACTTGCGATCTTCCAGTTCCAGACATTATGGGCAAATACAGGAAGCGGATTTTTAAGAAGTGAGCAGTTAAAGCCTCTTCAGTATGCACTGTATCAGATCGTTGCAGGAGGGCCGGCAAGACAGGGAGCTGGTGCGGTAGTACAGCTTATCATTGCTGCAATACCGATCACGTTCTTTATCATATGCCAGAGTAACGTCATCGAGACGATGACCACGTCCGGTATGAAGGACTAA
- a CDS encoding NHL repeat-containing protein, giving the protein MPEKGMRKCIFAAAAAVAVLLSDIGGTAVYAGENVPYETYNYDYYEDIKYTPAAYVPDGTVTGDAIGCGNFSSPQDLNTDADGNVYIADTGNNRIVVTDAGFRLKTVIEGFLNDGKEDTFSSPNGVYISENGYLYVADTGNYRVVELDKDGNLIQIIENPQSDILGENYVFSPLKVAVDYADRIYVIAQNQFEGIMAFDAEGNFTGFTGTINVQITTAEIIWRKLSTKAQRAKQQLFIPTEFTGMEIDSDGFVYATNVDAEGEQSVRRLNPSGEDVIQKGAAGVSGDLTWRLTGDYSGASRITDVVVRDKGIYSIIDSTRGRIFTYDHEGNLLYVFGGIGSQEGTFDTPTAIDTIGDEIIVLDGSKNLVDKYRATNYGSLINQAVGLRYDGDEVSAVECWKEVLKLDSNFELAYVGIGKSYLAAGENKKAMECFKTGNNRQYYSIAYKRYRNEILKENLAGYLTGALILIILLILWNKTGKKKWKERRASHV; this is encoded by the coding sequence ATGCCAGAAAAAGGAATGCGAAAGTGCATATTTGCGGCGGCAGCAGCAGTTGCAGTACTTCTTTCCGATATCGGGGGGACGGCTGTTTATGCCGGAGAGAATGTGCCTTATGAAACTTATAATTACGACTATTACGAAGATATCAAATACACACCGGCAGCTTATGTGCCGGATGGCACGGTAACGGGGGATGCCATCGGGTGCGGGAATTTTTCCAGTCCGCAGGACTTAAATACCGATGCAGACGGAAATGTCTATATCGCAGATACCGGAAATAACAGGATCGTTGTGACAGATGCCGGTTTCCGGTTAAAGACGGTGATCGAAGGGTTCTTAAATGATGGAAAGGAAGATACTTTTTCCTCTCCGAATGGAGTTTATATTTCAGAAAACGGATATCTGTATGTTGCAGATACCGGAAATTACCGTGTGGTAGAGTTAGATAAAGATGGAAATCTGATCCAGATCATTGAAAATCCACAGTCAGATATCCTTGGAGAAAATTATGTGTTTTCTCCGCTCAAGGTGGCTGTTGATTATGCAGACAGAATTTATGTCATAGCACAGAATCAGTTTGAGGGAATCATGGCATTTGATGCAGAGGGAAACTTTACCGGTTTTACCGGAACCATCAATGTGCAGATCACAACAGCAGAGATCATCTGGAGAAAGCTGTCCACAAAAGCACAGCGTGCCAAACAGCAGCTTTTTATTCCGACAGAATTTACCGGAATGGAGATCGACTCTGACGGTTTCGTTTATGCAACGAACGTGGACGCAGAGGGAGAACAGTCTGTACGCCGATTAAATCCAAGTGGTGAGGATGTGATCCAGAAAGGGGCTGCCGGGGTATCCGGAGATCTTACATGGCGGCTTACCGGCGACTATTCAGGAGCATCCCGCATCACTGATGTCGTGGTCAGGGATAAGGGAATCTATTCAATCATTGATTCCACGAGAGGAAGGATCTTCACCTACGACCACGAAGGCAATCTTCTCTATGTTTTTGGCGGTATCGGAAGCCAGGAGGGAACTTTTGACACACCGACTGCGATCGATACGATCGGAGATGAGATCATTGTATTAGATGGTTCAAAAAACCTTGTGGATAAATACAGAGCAACAAATTATGGCTCCCTGATCAATCAGGCGGTCGGTCTCCGTTACGACGGTGACGAGGTAAGTGCTGTGGAGTGCTGGAAGGAAGTTTTAAAATTAGATTCCAACTTTGAGCTTGCCTATGTCGGAATCGGAAAAAGTTACCTTGCCGCAGGGGAAAACAAAAAAGCAATGGAGTGCTTTAAGACCGGAAACAACAGACAGTATTATTCCATCGCATATAAGCGTTACCGGAATGAAATCTTAAAGGAAAACCTGGCAGGTTATCTGACCGGAGCACTGATCCTTATTATTCTTTTGATACTTTGGAATAAGACAGGTAAAAAGAAATGGAAAGAGAGGAGGGCGTCTCATGTTTAA